GAGGCTGCAAAAATGAGTAGATACTTTCTTTGATACAATTACACTGATCTTTGAGTTTCATTGAAAACTACTGTAAATGTTAACATATGACTTTCACTTTGTCTCAAATGCGGTATTTAGTTCATTGCTATGTCATCCGGCTGTTAAGTTTAAGTGCCCCCTCACACTGTCTGTGCCATCATGTCAGAATACATTAAAATGAATAGGCTCAAATTGATGACATATCTTTCCACTACGTTCCGTTAAATTGAACCCTATATCTCTGGATCAACAGatggacagtaaaaaaaaaagactaccaAATAAAGATAATAATTGCAATTTATAAAGCCACATTGAGAACCCATATCAGGTTGATTTATGGACATTAcgtcaacacacacaaaaagaagcTTAAAAGAGGATATTCAACGCAGAGTGCAAATCCACACACCACGGATGTGTTCAAAAAACCTTCCAGTGAGTCTTTGTTTGGAATTAACAATTAAAATTATCCAATGGCAACATAATGAGATGGCTGGCTTCTGTCCACAATGCCCAAGGGAATAcaatatacacacacgcacacacattgaaTGGTTAATGACCACCCAGATCTTTAGTGACAGTACAAAGCAGATCCAAAAGTAATGAAagaaggggatttttttttttgctgagaaaTAGACAAGAGTTGGGATTTGAGTAATTTCAAGGAATGATAAATATAAAAGGACTATGAATCATTTGTTAAACTACAGTTCTTAAAAGGCAAACTAAGTTTTTCTTGAATAGGATGTTATCGGGCAGCATGGTGTGCCGTCGGCGGACTCAGTCGTTTctcctttattttattatatttatttttatattcatcACTGAATGTCATGCAGTCTCTCTTACTGCTACATTACTGGATGTTATGCACTTGAAGTTATTTTATTACTTGTTGCTAAACTCTCATCACTATGCAATTTTACCTGATTAATGTCACTGCAGTATTAGCTTGGAGTTAGCATTAGGGTTAGCTCTGCTTTATTGTATTGCCTCTATTACCAAAACGAATCTTTTTACAATCtcataaaaatccataaataggacgcattggactataagccgcaggtttcaaagcttgtgcaaaaatgtGTTAGTTTGTCTACACGTAtctttttaaatatgtaaaatcACATTAAATTAAAGAAGTAATTTTTCTTACCACACTGTGCTAGATAAGGATTTTTTAAATAGGCAACGATATTCTCCTGTGTCCAGCGTTGGAGATTACATATCGCTCCTGTGTTTTCTGTGAGGCTGACTGCTACAGGGTGATTAATGTGTTCATTTCCCATTATTAAAGACTAGAGCAGCGCTGCGGGCTACAGATATAGGACCTCGTCATAAATCTTAGCCAAATGAACAGTCAAATAATCGCTCATCGAAAATGAAATCTGGGCTCATTAATACTGACACCCAGACTGGGGgatgagaacacacacacacacacacacacacacacacacacacgcacgccaaCCAGTCTCGAGCATGAAGTCACACATTCGcatgaatacacacaaaaatagATAAACAAAATGTGGACTTGAGGGGGATTTGGTCTGGTCTGCCACCTTGGCGCACCACTCAACAATGACAGGCTGATCATTAGAGgagcacacgtacacacacacacacacacacacacactcatgggCTCATTGTGTGTATCTTAGctcccacacacaaaaaagcagTGACCCATTAGTGCAAGACAAAGGGATCACAGGCCACAATTGGAGCCATAAATAAGATCAGTGTTACACACACTGAGTTATGTTATGTTGATCAACGGATGACGATCACTTTGAGAACATCGGAAAGAACAATGAGGAAGTCGGCCGCTTGCATCTTACATGGCTTGCTTCATCTCGAGTGACGGGTCATCCAATAATAAGAGAGCAGAGCAGCAATGGGTACGTGCATGCTCTCAGCGTCATTGTTATTTTGATCAACGGATAGAAAGTGATGACAATCACTTTGTAGCTTCTgactcaggggtgtcaaagtctttTTTgtcgcatcgtagtcatagtttccttcggagggccattatgactgtcaagccaaataaatgtatgaacatcTCATGTTGTATACATTATAGGctgcacaacaaactgatgaataactagttttgaaattagaactgttaacatttttaaaaaagatgaatgtagtaaaaattgctagaaacagctctatttttttaaagggaAGACAATtagcaattttagtattgacacaaagtcgatgcacagtttgtcttcgcgggccaaatataattacactgtgggccaaatttggcccccgagccagagtttgacacccctgaccaAAGTGTCTTCCGATGTCAACTTTTCCATCATTATTTTACACACACTTCCTCCTATTTTGCCTGCCTATAAACAAGGTATTTTTGTCACTGACTCAAAACTAACCGGGACGAAgacctgatttttattttttttaaaacacatcaCATTACATCACATgaatttctaataaaatgtcaaattgTTTAATGTGGTTACAGGTTGGGTGGCAAAACTTTAGGTAGGGGTGGCCACCCCTTGCAACACCCTAAAATCAGTACTTCAGTAAGTCTAGACCACAATACCACattaaaactaaatttttgtaaAATTTCCGTAAAGTACAGTATCCCTCATTCTGCATGCTTGCATGCTATATAACACAATCTATCTCTCCCACATTGATGCAAATGCACCCACTTCCAACAAcaaccaccccaccccaccccttgCCCCTGTTCCCCATCCACCCAGGTCTCTGCTGCCCTCCTTTCTCAGTCAGTTCTGACAATGCTAATGATTCTCACTGGGGTACAGGATGACGGGTGACAGAGGCAGCTCGACCGAGACTGTCTGAGGATGGTagggaaggggtggggggggggggggaagttgACGTTGCAATGGGTGGGGTGGAAGAAGAGGTCAAGGATGGTGGTGCACTGGCCCCTATCTGGTGATGCGTCGAAAAAGATGCACATTTGCCTGACTAAATGGTAATTTATTACATGTATGACAGGGCCTGACACTCTGAATCAGCATGCATTCAGATCTCATTGGCTGGCCGAGTTTGTGTGGGGAGGGACGAGGTAAAATGAGGTAAACAGAAAGAGAACATAGGGAGGAAGAAACAGAATGGGCATGGAAATAATATGCAATGAGGAGCGACGTAGCCCCCGGGCATGGGACATGTTTTCCTTGTTTCCTTATCGTTAGTGTATTTCTAATTCAAATGTATGCCTTTAATAATTCACACACGGCATATCAAAGAATAGGGTGGAATATGTTTCTATGTTTGAAATAAAGTACATGCAAGAATTATTTCTCCTGAGAAAATGCTTCGACCATTCATTTCCGAACAAATTTGGGAGAGAAAAGGTTGGCAGGATTTTATGCTGTAAACTAGCTGAATACTACTATCTTTAAATTCCTCTGTAGGACAATGATTtctcaaaattcacaaaataacCTAAATATGTTCATTTTACTTTAGACAATATTGTTCATGCATGATTTTAAGCTCATATGCATACGTATTGATATAAAGATATAAACAGtaattttatataaaaaaattaactaattaGTTCATTCATACTTTGATGCCTGAACATGACTTTTAACATCTGTAGatgataattattattaaaaacctTAACAGTCTTGAAATATTTCTTGTCTAATAATGATcacgattattattattattacttgctATAAGtactatttatttaaataaaataataaaataaaattaatctgAATCTTTACTGAATATACACTATACACTAAAATAATCATACTTGAAAGTTGGAAAACTCCTCCACCAGGTTTCAGTGCCGAACCTGGAGGCAACAGTCAAGTCGTAAGCACACTGACCGGAAACAGTgtgtcattttaaaataaaagcatgtaaaTTGAAACAAGCAAGTGGGGGCATTGAAACGTTCTAAAAATAATAAACCTTCAGCTGCATTAAAACCTCTTTCAGTATTTTCTTTACTTTAGTGGAGTGGCAatcattgaaataaaataaaataataatctcAGGACAAATGGGACTACCAGTAACTGTCCATGAGACACCCATATTGTCCAGTTGCCAGGTAGGAAATGAACAATTTGCTTATTCATGTTTTAAATCATAcataatgtattattcatttgCACAATACAGAACACACGTCATGGCATCAACTGTTTATAATTGCATAACTTTTATTGTGAAGGCAATAACCGGAAATTGCAATTGTCGACGTTAGCTGTGGAATGGCTGAATCCAGCCTTCACCAAATTCCGTCATCAGCATACACTGCAGTTCTCGCTTCATATAAGTGGATCCTCAGCCAATCTGCGAGCAGAGAGCGTGTCGGCGCGCACGGACAGAGAACACAATCCCCCCAAAAGCCAAGGAAAGACTAGCAGGGAGTCCGCGCACTTTCTGTCCAAGACTTGATGCGCAGATGAACATCAAACACACGCACTGATTCTCACTGATGAGACCTAATCCACTCGAACCACAGGAATCAAGTTTGCAAATTGCGCGTTAGTAGCGAGGACAGATGATGATTACTTCTTTCCTCTGATCACGTTCTATTGATTGTCGTTCCACTGATTTGCCAACGGGACTATATTTTATAACTAGGAATATACTTTTCTGACTCTTGGATTTTTTGAAGTCATTCGTGCTCTTCAGCGTCACTTTTCTTGTACGCTTGAAAATTGCGCTCAACGATGGCGCAAAGGGTAAGTAACACACTATGacttttatttcaattttttttagaatatttagtttaaaattttaaatatgTAGTTTTAAATTGTGTGAAAACAAATTCCATCATGTCATATATGAGCGAAAAAAACTATAGCAtcacaatatattttttcttattaATTATTAAGACATTTCAATTAATTTGTCTATCACCTAAGTACGATGAGTTGGCTCATTACGGAGGCGGGATGGATGGAGTTGGAGTCCCGACATCCATGTACGGAGACCCTCACGCCCCGCGGCCCCTACCCCAGGTCCACCACCTGAACCACGGGCCACCCCCGCATCCCACGCAGCACTACGGAGCCCACGCACCGCACAGCATCATGCCAGGCAGCATGGGCAGTGCAGTCAACGACGCGCTGAAAAGAGACAAGGACCAGATTTATGGGTATATTTATTTACAGAATAAAACACTTTAATAATAAGAAATGTGCGCAGTAAAAGGCTGGCTGGTATGAGACACcttaaaatacaaatattatcAAGTAATTCCAGTTTAATGTCAGCATTATATGAAAACAACGTCCattaatttgatcatttatcCCAATTAGCATTTGTGTCCGAGCATTATTAAGTAATCCAATACAAAATTCCGAGAATAAAACATGAAAATcattttcattaaaaacaaaaaaaatattgaattacATTTAAATATTTGTTATAAAGGGTTGATTTATTTCGTATcagtttgttcttttattttgctCTACAAGGCCAACATGCATGGTTGTTGTTTTAACGGGAGTTTCACGTTACTGTGCTGCAGCCACCCTTTATTCCCGCTTCTTGCGCTCGTATTCGAGAAGTGCGAGCTGGCGACGTGTACGCCAAGAGAACCGGGAGTTGCGGGCGGGGACGTCTGCTCCTCGGACTCCTTCAATGAAGACATCGCGGTGTTTGCCAAACAagtaagaaataaaaatactccAGGTTTTAGTCATTAATATTATTGCTGCATTCAATTGCAATGATATTGACAAAATATTTGCACGTCGTTTTCTAATTTCAGATCCGCGCAGAGAAACCTTTATTTTCATCGAATCCAGAGCTGGATAACTTGGTGAGAACATTTCCTTCTTTCTTTTCACGTTGCTGCGCTTGCCTGGAGCAATCACATCCCTTTAGGGCGCAGTTATTAAAATCATTGTTGTACTCATAACGCGCATAACGTTTTATAAAGCCCCCGAAGGCTTTGTGCACAGGCACTGTTGATTTATGGTTTCTTTTCCTTTAGATGATTCAAGCTATTCAAGTTCTGCGTTTTCATCTACTGGAATTAGAAAAGGTCAGTATTATTCTGGTGGATGTAAATTATAATATGTCCAGGTTTCTCATAACTTTGATTTTTCTTGTCTGACCTGTTGAGTGAAAATGTAAAAATCAGTATTTAAAATGATATTTGGTTTTACTCTAGGTGCACGAGCTTTGCGATAACTTCTGCCATCGGTATATCAGTTGTCTGAAAGGCAAAATGCCCATCGACTTGGTCATTGAGGAGCGAGACGTCTGCAAGTCGGACTTTGATGATCTGTCAGGATCTTCCACCAACCTTGCAGATCATGTGAGTTTACTGGATCATAAAAATGTCTCCTCAATGTGTAGTCTTATTCATCGTTATGGTGTCATGGTACAACTCGTGggacacaataaatcaggtctGCATATATTCATGTTCTTTAATGtgatttattgttttttctCATCAAGATCAATAACATCTTGAGACCCagagaaaaaaacatcttttaatTTTTACACCACATAATTCTTagggatgaaaaaaaattacttcaGTCAAAATAgtcaaaacatttatttatattttacaatATGCTCTATATGTCCTATATGTGACTCTGTTTTATGAAATTTAAAGGTTTTTAAATCTATTAATTggttcacacaataaaacatgaATGCTTGAAACACCATAAAGCCATTAGAAGTAGTAATTGTATCCTAACTAGTCTGTTGTGTGTCTTACCTGATAACCCAGACAACTGATAACACTCACTGTGATATGTACTGTATGGTAACTTTAACTCAAGCTCTGCAATGAGGGAAAAAGATGCATTGTTACAGGGGCACCTGGTTGTAGTTAGTCTTCAAAAATCTTacttttgttgttattgttagtATTATTATTGAAGAACTCACAGTTTAAtgcagtggtgtcaaacttatttatgTCGTGGGCTGCATCgtagtttctttcggagggctgCAATTAatgataactagttttgaaatgagAGACTAGTagtaactgttcaaatatttgaaaaaaatgaatggtaataaaaattggtaGCAATGTTTCTATTGGTAAGTTCAGCGTTGTCACataatgcaaaatttgtctttgcgggccacataaaatgatgtgacgggccgtatctagcccccgggccttaagtttgacacctAAAGTTTGACTCAATACATAAAGCATCCTGTGCTTCTTTTGATTGCTTTTTAATAGATgagatgtgaaaaaaaaagcccttcaTTAGCTTGATAAATATAGAAACACATGGCGTTTCTTTGAGTAGCCGCGTTTACAGAGGAGTTGCAATTATTTTTTGGTCATGTAAGAAAAGAGGGGCCATCGTGGAGAGGCCCCCCCTTCGCACTGCGCTTTTGTCCTTGTGCTTCTTGTTGTCATCTGCTGAGCTCTTCATCTGATCACCATCAGGCAAACAGCTGACGCAAAGAGGCTGAAGAGGGAGATCTACTGTTTGGCTTGGGCTTATAGCCGTCTGAGTACCCTGACCAAGGCTCCCAATAAATACAGGGCTCCTACCTAAAACCGCTCGCAGAAACGACAAGGGCGTCACAAGGTTCACATGCTGCAGGATTGCCAGATATTCTCTAGAAATCGACTTTTTCTATGGTGTTTGATTTCAAATCCACCACAGGCAGAATGGTAATTGATCTCTCATGCGATGTTTAACTTACCGCCTTGCAATGCTAATTGCTGTCTTTGTAAAAGTGCATAATGGAGCACTTACTGGACCTACTGGACTTTCCtcatctacccccccccccccacccccaccccccttccctcctctcttctttacttttattttcttaTCTCCTGTCCCCCGGTGTGCGGACCTTACCCTGACCTCTCAGAACCCAGCATCCTGGAGAGACTTGGATGACGCCCACTCCACACCCTCGGTAGGAACCCCAGGACCGTCCAGTGGGGGACACGTCTCTCAGAGTGGAGACAACACCAGTGAACTCGGTAAGAAAGACCGCCTACAAGTCTCCTCCATATCAAAGCATTGTATTTTCCGTGACCCCTCTTAAATTTAGGTGACTCAGTGGGATTATTTCCAggacatgtatatatatatttatagcaggggtgttttgaaatcagagactagtaaaaactgctcaaatattttaatttaatattgctcacaatttttctattttttaaaagtgaagataatttgtaattttagtacggACACATGAagtcacaatttgtctttgcgggccacatacaattatggcgggccgtatctgggcccccgggcctcgtgtTTGACACCCACGGTTTATAGTAAGATAAGGGAGGACGATATTCACAAAAGTGTTTCCTTCGAATTTTATACATGGGTTGATGGTTAGATAAGGTGGCAAATTGTTTTTTGACTGCAAATTGTATCATCAAAAAGAGACTGAGAGTGCAAACTTCAGTTTTATAAGATTTGTTTGTCAATGACAGGCTTGCCTTTTAAAAAAGCTACagaaataatctttttttttaattttattttttttgtccagccTGCTTAGCCTTGGCTGCAATTCACAAATCAGAACTCTGGGACAGTATTCAAACAAAAAGTTGCTTCATTAGTGAAGCTCCCCGACAATGGCATCCTGGGTACATCTCATTTAGAAGTGATAAATAGACCTTTTAACTCATCATTTTCTCTCCGAGTGTGGCCCTTGTGTTGTCCTAATACTATCTTAGCACTTAGTGTGATTGCCAGTGTGGTAATTGGAGGCTATAAGAATTTTatggtttgtttttgttgttctgCCCTTTGGCGGGAGTAAAAATAGAAAGGACTTTAAAGCAACTTTCCAGCCTCTGCCCATCAGGCATCAATGGGCAGAGCATTGATAAGAACAATCGGAGGATGCTTTGCAAGACAAGAGAAACTGAGAGGATTAAGTAGACAATCAGAACCAGATCATGATTTTTACTTTGATATTGCATCacgcatttaaaataaaaaaaactttcttacTGCATCAATTTTACAGGAGCAtgttttttgaattttttttcccgtttatctaaaagtcaagtcagccTGGGTGTGAATAGTTTCTTTGCTTtaggctttcttttttttagacaACAGTGGGGGAAACCTCAAGGTCCATGGCCTTTTGACCTGGAAAAGAATACATTGAGAATGGGGGTGCAGAATATCCCCCGTGGGGATGTAAGGGCAGAGCATTTTATGTATATGAAACAAAGGCAGAGAGGAGAATGGAATGATCAGAGCTGCAGTTGCTGCAGCAGGGTTGGCTTGTATGCTACCTGCTGA
This genomic stretch from Syngnathus scovelli strain Florida chromosome 20, RoL_Ssco_1.2, whole genome shotgun sequence harbors:
- the meis2b gene encoding homeobox protein Meis2b isoform X1, producing the protein MAQRYDELAHYGGGMDGVGVPTSMYGDPHAPRPLPQVHHLNHGPPPHPTQHYGAHAPHSIMPGSMGSAVNDALKRDKDQIYGHPLFPLLALVFEKCELATCTPREPGVAGGDVCSSDSFNEDIAVFAKQIRAEKPLFSSNPELDNLMIQAIQVLRFHLLELEKVHELCDNFCHRYISCLKGKMPIDLVIEERDVCKSDFDDLSGSSTNLADHNPASWRDLDDAHSTPSVGTPGPSSGGHVSQSGDNTSELGDGLDNSLASPGTGDEDDQDKKRQKKRGIFPKVATNIMRAWLFQHLTHPYPSEEQKKQLAQDTGLTILQVNNWFINARRRIVQPMIDQSNRAVSQGTAYSPDGQPMGGFVLDGQQHMGLRPGGPMGGMGMNMGMDGQWHYM
- the meis2b gene encoding homeobox protein Meis2b isoform X2; translation: MDGVGVPTSMYGDPHAPRPLPQVHHLNHGPPPHPTQHYGAHAPHSIMPGSMGSAVNDALKRDKDQIYGHPLFPLLALVFEKCELATCTPREPGVAGGDVCSSDSFNEDIAVFAKQIRAEKPLFSSNPELDNLMIQAIQVLRFHLLELEKVHELCDNFCHRYISCLKGKMPIDLVIEERDVCKSDFDDLSGSSTNLADHNPASWRDLDDAHSTPSVGTPGPSSGGHVSQSGDNTSELGDGLDNSLASPGTGDEDDQDKKRQKKRGIFPKVATNIMRAWLFQHLTHPYPSEEQKKQLAQDTGLTILQVNNWFINARRRIVQPMIDQSNRAVSQGTAYSPDGQPMGGFVLDGQQHMGLRPGGPMGGMGMNMGMDGQWHYM